CAGTCATTGTGGTGTGAGAATCACTCTTTTTTCGAAGACACTGTATGTGAAGTCAGGCTAGACCTACACCTACCACCTCTACTGCTCTTTGAAGTCGGGTCGGAATTGAGTGACCCAGCCAGGCAACCTGACACGACAAATTAGTGGAAAGGTCGGGGGCTCCGAAAGTAGTGGATTACCTCAGCATACCCGCGCGGACTCGGTTTAAAGGAAAATTCCTCGcgcctttctttctttttctcctcatGCCACTCTCAGTGCGTAGCACAGTCCGGTTGCCATAAATTGACAAATTCGGATTATCCGACAAGACCTTCACTGGCTCTTGTCATGAAAGTGGCAGAGGAGACTTCACTCTGTATCTGCTGCTCTGGATGGAAACATTTGACAGAAGCGGTTCGTTTTGTAGTGATACATTCATTCATTCGTGTGCCATTAAGGCGTAAGTGCATTACAGCTTTCCCACAAGACAATTTTATATTGTATTCGCCGACAGATCAACGCTTCATGAACCCCCGGCCTGGTGGTGAGCCTAAGTGATGGTCATAGAGAACTGTGGATGGTGTAGCAAGCACACATATCCAGCACTCTGGCCTGGTTGCTAGCAACTCGTGGCGTAACTCCCAAGTGTATAAGCCGACAAAGACTAGGTCGCAAGACTTTCAGCGGCGAAAGTGGTGGTCCTCTGACTTGACAAGAAAGAAACAGGTTTGAAGGTTCGTACCTCAAGGCTCTGACCCTTCCTCTACCACACGAGCCCGAATAATTTTGACATCGTCTACCGGCCGGTCTTCGCCTTTCGTCTTGACCAGGCCCATGCGCTGAATGACTCGCATCCCACTCTTGACACGCCCAAAGATGGTGTGTTTGCCATCTAGCCACGGTGTTGGCGCAAGCGTGATGAAGAATTGACTACCGTTTGTGTTAGGTCCGCTGTTCGCCATGCTCAAGACTCCTGCGCCGGTGTGTTTTAGGTCGCTGCGAATCTCGTCTTCGAACTTTTCGCCGTAGATAGAGCTGCCACCGCGTCCGGTGCCTGTGGGATCACCAGTTTGGACCATAAAGTTGGGGATAATTCGATGGAAAATCACGTCGTTGTAGTAACCGCGTTGCGCAAGGGTCGCGAAGTTTTTGCAAGTCTAGTCATCTGATTGTCAACACTGGGTCTCTGTCTCGCTTGAGTCGGGCATTTCACGAACCTTGGGCGCATGGCTGTTGTAAAGCTCAACGGTGAATGAGCCCTGGGACGGCGTTAATGTGGGTTGGCAGGATGAACAGGaattttggagaaaaaagagtacCATTGAGGTGTCGAATACCACATCTGTTGCCATACTTGCTGCCAAACACAAATCGATTCTCTGCTGCAATTGAGGTCACCTGAAATGGAGTCGAGAGCACTTGGCGGGTTGAAGAGAAGCGTGCAGGTGGAGGGCAATCGGAGGAGCTGCCAGGCTGCGGGCGGAGAACTTGGCGACACATGCTGCCGCACGACCTCCGGCTCCATTAaacttcatcatctccaaattAACGCACCGGGTCATGATGGACTAAGCCACCTATTTCAGGGTCACATTACTCGACAGTAATTATCTCCATTCTCCCGGGACATAtctgaatttttttttgcaagaGTGCCACCGGGCCCAGAGTGAAAATGTCTGAAGACGTTAGCCCAGTAGCAGAGCTGCTTGGGCAAGCAATCTATCATTTCGAACGCCTTCGGCCTCTACTTCCAACTTATGGCCACCTGCTCGTCGCATCTCTTTTCCCAATCTGGATCGGTGCCCATGCGTCTTTATCTCGACCTACCTCTGCTGCCAAAGCGCCCCCAAAGAACATTGGGCGAGATGGAAGTCGAACTGACTATGACGATTCTGACGATGAATCAGGCCCAGATCAGAAGATGGAAGGGCTTGAGCCATCTGATGCTCTGATGTTTCCACTCACGGCAGGCCTGACCCTTGGGGGCCTGTATTTTGTGATCAAATGGCTCGAGGACCCGGCGATTCTGAACAAGATTCTCAGCTTCTACTTTTCCTGGATGGGGGTGTTTTTCGCTGTTGCCTTCTTGAAGGATTTCATGTTGATTGTCCGCTCATTCATCTTCCCCAAACACTACATCTCCGGAGGAATTTTGTGGGTAGTTGATCAGTCACAGCGACTCTTCGTCGCGAAATCCGCAAAAGGCACTCGAATCGTGCGGAATTCACCTCTTCCCGGTGTATTTGGTGCCATGCCACTCCCGCAGCCACTCAAGTCGCTACTGTGGGCGATTCGCAATGTCTCTTACCAGCGCCTACAGCTACGAGCTCAAATCCGGGGCCTCTTCAACGTCAGGACCCTGGTGGGTCTGCTTGACCTGCTCAGTGGGATCTTCGCGCTTGCTGCTGTTGGATATTTTGCATTCGTGAAAAAGCCCTGGTGGTTGACCAACTTTTTGGGTTTCAGCTTCAGCTACGGTGCTTTACAATTCATGTCTCCTTCCACTTTTTGGACGGGATCCCTGATCTTGAGCTCCTTGTTCTTTTACGATATCTACTTTGTCTTTTTTACCCCTTTGATGGTCACCGTTGCTACCAAGCTAGACGTGCCGATCAAGTTGCTGTTCCCTCGACCACCAAGTCCCGGCGACGATTCTAATGTTCAATCTCTAGCCATGCTAGGGTTAGGAGATATTGTCGTGCCTGGTATGATGATTGGCCTTGCACTTCGGTTCGACCTTTTTCTCTATTACTATCGGAAGGGAATTCAATCAGCACAACTGCAAGGTCTGGTCGATGAATCTGTGAAACCACAATACCAACGCGCCACCGGAGCTTGGGGAGAACGATTCTGGGCTCCGGCCGCCAAGCCGAAATCACCCGAGCTGAGCCCTCCATATTCGGATGCGCGATCCTTTTCCAAAGTCTACTTCAAAGCCAGCATCGTCGGATACATCATTGGAATGATTACAACGTTGCTTGCCATGCAATATTCAAACCATGCTCAACCCGCTCTCCTATATCTGGTGCCCGGTGTACTGATTTCTCT
The window above is part of the Penicillium oxalicum strain HP7-1 chromosome VI, whole genome shotgun sequence genome. Proteins encoded here:
- a CDS encoding Peptidyl-prolyl cis-trans isomerase-like 1, which gives rise to MATDVVFDTSMGSFTVELYNSHAPKTCKNFATLAQRGYYNDVIFHRIIPNFMVQTGDPTGTGRGGSSIYGEKFEDEIRSDLKHTGAGVLSMANSGPNTNGSQFFITLAPTPWLDGKHTIFGRVKSGMRVIQRMGLVKTKGEDRPVDDVKIIRARVVEEGSEP